The following coding sequences are from one Clostridioides difficile ATCC 9689 = DSM 1296 window:
- the mnmH gene encoding tRNA 2-selenouridine(34) synthase MnmH: MSVIKIEKALKLDKVIFVDVRTEGEYEEDHILNAINMPLFKNNEHNEVGTIYKMQGKHEAIQKGFDYVSYKLKDIYLQAAELALNYDNIVIYCARGGMRSGSIVNLLSSLGVNVYQLEGGYKAYRNFVLEYLRHVMDTKNFVSVHGLTGTGKTDLLHLLDEKGIDVLDLEGIAKNSGSTFGFITFDKKPPSQKNFETKLFESIFFSKENYIFVESESKRVGSVTVPNEIFEAMTREGHHILLECDIENRVDRLCRDYIYDKDEGNILILKECINKFRKRLGNKVVDDYIDLLESGEYKELVKRYLLEYYDPLYMHSVEKYKYSKIINFNDTQKALEDVIDLYESILEGESEC, translated from the coding sequence TTGTCAGTTATAAAAATAGAAAAAGCACTTAAGCTAGATAAAGTAATATTTGTAGATGTGAGAACTGAAGGAGAATATGAAGAAGACCATATATTGAATGCAATCAATATGCCTCTTTTTAAAAATAATGAACATAATGAAGTTGGAACAATTTATAAGATGCAGGGAAAACATGAAGCAATACAAAAAGGGTTTGACTATGTATCGTATAAATTAAAGGATATATATTTACAAGCAGCAGAACTTGCATTAAATTATGATAATATTGTCATATATTGTGCAAGAGGCGGAATGAGAAGTGGCAGTATAGTAAATTTATTATCATCATTAGGTGTAAATGTATATCAACTTGAAGGTGGATATAAGGCTTATAGAAATTTTGTTTTAGAGTATTTAAGGCATGTAATGGATACAAAAAACTTTGTATCTGTTCATGGATTGACTGGTACAGGAAAGACTGATTTGTTACATTTATTAGATGAAAAAGGAATAGACGTACTGGATTTAGAAGGCATAGCTAAAAACAGTGGTTCTACCTTTGGTTTTATAACTTTTGATAAAAAGCCACCATCTCAAAAGAACTTTGAAACAAAACTATTTGAAAGTATATTTTTTTCGAAAGAGAATTATATATTTGTCGAGAGTGAAAGCAAACGAGTTGGAAGTGTTACAGTTCCAAATGAAATTTTCGAGGCAATGACACGAGAAGGACATCATATATTATTAGAATGTGATATTGAAAATAGAGTTGATAGACTTTGTAGAGATTATATTTATGATAAAGATGAAGGTAATATATTGATTTTAAAAGAATGTATAAACAAGTTTAGAAAAAGATTGGGTAATAAAGTAGTAGATGATTATATTGATTTATTAGAATCAGGTGAATATAAAGAACTTGTAAAAAGATATCTTTTAGAATACTACGACCCACTTTATATGCATTCAGTAGAGAAATATAAGTATAGTAAGATTATAAATTTTAATGATACACAAAAAGCTTTAGAAGATGTTATAGACTTATATGAGAGTATATTGGAAGGAGAAAGTGAATGTTAA
- a CDS encoding M16 family metallopeptidase: MYKTKILENGLTIIGEEIPYLKSITLGIWINAGSRIEEAQVSGTSHFIEHMMFKGTKNRTSKEIASSIDNLGGQINAFTSKECTCYYVKLIDEHIDTGIDVLSDMILNSKFDKNDIDKERLIILEELKMYEDSPDDLSYDLLVENIYANDGLGMNIIGTKESLYNITRESMLEYLNKYYIPNNAVISIAGNFNFDDMVEKIKSKFGHWEKKNLSIDISEAKFNPCFISKNKDTEQVNLAMCLKGIPFENDEEVYSMAVVNNIFGGSISSRLFQKIREEKGLVYSIYSSQTLYRKCGELGIFASMSTENLQDVYNLIKKEIENIRENYLTEKEISESKEQLKGNYILDLESTSSRMMSTGKSMLLSKKVKTTDEILECINNVNINSIKKVVDKVFNIENIGTCIVGRDVEKILHLD; the protein is encoded by the coding sequence ATGTATAAGACAAAAATACTGGAAAATGGGCTTACAATAATTGGTGAAGAAATACCATATCTAAAGTCAATAACATTAGGTATTTGGATAAATGCAGGCTCTAGGATAGAAGAAGCACAGGTGAGTGGAACTTCTCATTTTATAGAGCATATGATGTTTAAAGGAACCAAAAACAGAACATCAAAAGAGATTGCTAGTTCAATAGATAATTTGGGTGGTCAAATAAATGCATTTACAAGTAAAGAATGTACATGTTATTATGTAAAACTAATAGATGAGCATATAGATACAGGAATTGATGTATTGAGTGATATGATACTAAATTCTAAATTTGATAAAAATGATATAGATAAGGAAAGACTTATAATATTGGAAGAACTTAAGATGTATGAAGACTCTCCAGATGACTTATCTTATGATTTATTAGTGGAAAATATATATGCTAATGATGGATTAGGAATGAATATAATTGGGACAAAAGAATCTCTATACAATATAACTAGAGAATCCATGTTAGAATACTTAAATAAGTATTATATTCCAAATAACGCTGTTATTTCTATAGCTGGAAATTTTAACTTTGATGATATGGTGGAGAAAATCAAATCAAAATTTGGACACTGGGAAAAGAAAAATTTAAGTATAGACATAAGTGAGGCTAAGTTTAATCCTTGCTTTATATCAAAAAATAAAGACACTGAACAGGTGAACTTAGCTATGTGCCTAAAAGGTATTCCTTTTGAAAATGATGAAGAAGTCTATTCAATGGCAGTGGTAAATAATATTTTCGGTGGAAGTATAAGCTCAAGGCTTTTTCAGAAAATAAGGGAAGAAAAAGGTTTAGTATATTCAATATACTCATCACAGACATTATATAGGAAATGTGGTGAATTAGGTATATTTGCAAGCATGAGTACAGAAAATTTACAAGATGTATATAATTTAATAAAGAAAGAAATTGAAAATATAAGAGAAAACTATCTTACAGAAAAAGAAATATCTGAAAGCAAGGAACAGTTAAAAGGAAATTATATATTGGATTTAGAAAGTACTAGCAGTAGAATGATGTCTACTGGTAAATCTATGTTACTTAGTAAAAAAGTAAAAACTACAGATGAAATACTTGAATGTATAAATAATGTTAATATTAATTCAATAAAGAAGGTTGTTGATAAGGTATTCAATATCGAAAATATTGGTACATGTATAGTTGGAAGAGATGTAGAAAAGATTCTACACTTGGATTAA
- the dapG gene encoding aspartate kinase gives MSILVQKFGGTSVESYEKMNEVCKIVKAYKKNDEELQLVLVVSAMGRKGAPYATDTLINLCSAVNDEPSKRELDLIMSCGEIISGTILANLLNAQGIDSVFFTGQQAGIITSDEYSNAKIKYINPKKVKRALDDGKVVVIAGFQGVTDDGEITTLGRGGSDTSAVAIGKALECETVEIYTDVDGIMTADPRVEPNAKVLSFIDYEEVFQMADKGAKVIHPRAVQLAKSGNITLAIKNTMNPTFEGTKIGSLCRHLEDNIEYEQERDFKVAVANKDSVAQVKIKSAEEVFTEVLNEIEKKLITIDMINFFISEKAFVVEDADIKSLKEILDKFELDYEVNRDCAKVTLICSRIADEMSGIMSKVVRGLSKAGVSLLQTSDSNMTISCLVSEEDMHTAVHAIHQQFYLK, from the coding sequence ATGAGTATTTTAGTGCAAAAGTTTGGTGGGACATCAGTAGAATCATATGAAAAAATGAATGAAGTATGTAAGATAGTAAAAGCATACAAAAAAAATGATGAAGAATTACAATTAGTATTAGTAGTTTCAGCAATGGGAAGAAAAGGAGCTCCATATGCTACAGATACACTTATAAATTTGTGTAGTGCAGTAAATGATGAGCCAAGTAAAAGAGAACTTGATTTAATAATGTCTTGTGGAGAAATAATATCAGGAACAATTCTTGCTAATTTATTGAATGCACAGGGGATAGATTCTGTTTTCTTTACTGGTCAGCAAGCAGGTATAATTACAAGTGATGAATATTCTAATGCAAAGATAAAGTATATAAATCCTAAAAAGGTAAAAAGAGCTTTAGATGATGGTAAGGTTGTAGTTATAGCTGGGTTCCAGGGTGTAACAGATGATGGAGAAATAACTACTCTTGGAAGAGGCGGAAGCGATACATCAGCAGTTGCTATTGGTAAAGCTTTAGAATGTGAAACAGTTGAAATTTACACTGATGTGGATGGTATAATGACTGCAGACCCTAGAGTAGAACCAAACGCTAAAGTATTGAGTTTTATAGACTATGAGGAAGTATTCCAAATGGCTGACAAAGGTGCAAAAGTAATACATCCAAGAGCAGTACAGTTGGCTAAAAGTGGAAATATAACTTTAGCCATAAAGAATACAATGAATCCAACTTTTGAAGGTACAAAAATAGGTTCTTTATGTAGACACTTAGAAGACAATATAGAATATGAACAAGAAAGAGATTTTAAGGTTGCTGTTGCAAATAAAGATAGCGTAGCACAAGTTAAGATTAAGTCAGCAGAAGAAGTGTTTACAGAAGTATTAAATGAGATAGAAAAGAAACTTATAACTATAGATATGATAAATTTCTTTATATCAGAAAAAGCATTTGTTGTAGAAGATGCTGATATAAAATCATTAAAGGAAATACTAGATAAATTTGAATTAGATTATGAAGTAAATAGAGACTGTGCTAAGGTAACATTGATATGTTCAAGAATTGCTGATGAAATGTCTGGTATCATGTCAAAGGTAGTTAGAGGATTATCAAAAGCAGGGGTATCTCTTTTACAAACATCAGACTCAAATATGACTATATCTTGTTTAGTTAGTGAAGAAGATATGCATACAGCAGTACATGCTATACATCAACAATTTTATTTAAAATAA
- a CDS encoding FtsK/SpoIIIE family DNA translocase, translated as MATKKKKKKKVNTLSFNAEYHNLITIFIGVFLLYSLNSNSMGWIPVLMQNLFKGLFGGLSIAIPFIVIITGLLGFFDGNEYIYRLRKTKLYYIIILFIFVFYGLLNAGTLPVDSPLKGNMFDDVMKLGVSGQGSGLIATTIAYYMSKIFGIAGGWLISIFALILSVMFIFNISIKDLVSNAKSKSKASKDSNLTFKDKIANMKKSAIDMMTDEVDDTTINKKPGFFKGLMSKGLNNDDDEDEYFEEENSDGVDDKTIKIVGFNKAEDEYLEILEGTQSMPELDVLKELQKATNENPVVDTKPEKKVDIAKPNLNIEKTQPMSIVAEPVNEDYSNYKKPSIELLNKVNKKSDENGKKKVLKNASLLEKTLSDFGVEAKINQVTVGPTITRYEIQPSPGVKVSKIVNLTDDIALSLAAKSIRIEAPIPGKSAIGIEVPNEEAQMVGVREVLESEEFNNFNSPLAMGLGKDVAGKIIIGDIGKMPHLLIAGSTGSGKSVCVNTLISSILYKANPDEVKLLLIDPKVVELANYNGIPHLLIPVVTDPKKAANALNWAVTEMNRRYKLFADAQVKDVTSYNEKAEEKLPKIVIIIDELADLMMASANDVEDYICRLAQMARAAGMHLIVATQRPSVDVITGVIKANIPSRIAFAVSSQTDSRTILDMGGAEKLLGKGDMLFYPLGAAKPVRLQGAFISESESEKVIDFVKSQVKDGIKYEEDIIETISKVNTSKGSDEDEFLSEAIEFVVESGQASASMLQRRFKIGFNRAARLIDSMEERGIIGASEGSKPRKVLISKQDLQNLEGE; from the coding sequence ATGGCCACGAAAAAGAAGAAAAAAAAGAAGGTAAATACCTTAAGTTTTAATGCAGAATATCATAATTTAATAACAATATTTATAGGTGTATTTTTATTATATAGTTTAAATTCTAATTCTATGGGATGGATACCTGTGTTAATGCAAAATCTTTTTAAGGGACTATTTGGAGGGCTTTCAATAGCAATACCATTTATAGTAATTATAACAGGACTTTTAGGATTTTTTGATGGAAATGAATATATATATAGGCTAAGAAAGACTAAACTATACTACATAATTATTTTATTTATATTTGTATTTTATGGATTATTAAATGCAGGAACTCTTCCTGTAGATAGCCCACTAAAAGGTAACATGTTTGATGATGTTATGAAATTGGGTGTAAGTGGACAAGGTAGTGGTTTGATAGCAACAACTATTGCGTATTATATGAGTAAAATATTTGGTATAGCAGGTGGATGGTTAATAAGTATCTTCGCACTTATACTTTCTGTAATGTTTATATTTAATATTTCTATAAAAGATTTGGTGTCAAATGCAAAATCAAAATCTAAAGCATCTAAAGACAGCAATTTAACGTTTAAAGATAAAATTGCAAATATGAAAAAATCTGCAATAGATATGATGACTGATGAAGTAGATGATACTACTATAAATAAAAAACCAGGTTTCTTTAAAGGGTTAATGTCAAAAGGTCTTAATAATGATGATGATGAAGATGAATATTTTGAAGAAGAAAATAGTGATGGTGTAGATGATAAAACTATAAAAATAGTTGGATTTAATAAGGCAGAAGATGAGTATTTAGAAATATTAGAAGGAACTCAAAGTATGCCAGAGTTAGATGTTTTAAAAGAATTACAAAAAGCTACCAATGAAAATCCAGTTGTAGATACTAAACCAGAAAAAAAAGTTGATATAGCTAAACCTAATTTAAATATAGAAAAAACTCAACCTATGAGTATTGTAGCAGAGCCAGTTAATGAGGATTATTCAAACTATAAAAAGCCTAGCATTGAGCTTTTAAATAAAGTAAATAAGAAGTCTGATGAAAATGGTAAAAAGAAAGTGTTGAAAAATGCTTCTCTTTTAGAAAAGACACTATCAGATTTTGGAGTGGAAGCAAAAATTAATCAAGTTACAGTCGGACCTACTATAACAAGATATGAAATACAACCAAGTCCAGGAGTCAAGGTAAGTAAAATTGTAAATTTAACTGATGATATAGCTTTAAGTTTAGCAGCTAAAAGTATAAGAATTGAAGCCCCAATTCCTGGTAAAAGTGCAATTGGAATAGAAGTTCCAAATGAAGAAGCTCAAATGGTTGGTGTGAGAGAAGTTCTAGAAAGTGAAGAATTTAATAATTTTAACTCTCCTCTTGCAATGGGACTTGGAAAAGACGTAGCAGGAAAAATTATAATTGGAGATATAGGTAAGATGCCACACTTACTAATAGCTGGTTCTACAGGTTCAGGAAAGAGTGTTTGTGTAAATACATTAATAAGTAGTATTTTATATAAGGCAAATCCTGATGAAGTAAAATTACTATTAATAGACCCAAAAGTAGTTGAACTTGCAAATTATAATGGAATACCACATCTATTGATACCAGTAGTTACTGACCCTAAAAAAGCTGCAAATGCTTTAAATTGGGCAGTTACAGAGATGAATAGAAGGTACAAATTATTTGCAGATGCTCAAGTAAAAGATGTAACAAGTTATAATGAGAAAGCGGAAGAAAAACTTCCTAAAATAGTAATAATAATAGATGAGTTAGCAGATTTAATGATGGCAAGTGCAAATGATGTAGAAGATTATATTTGTAGATTAGCTCAAATGGCAAGAGCTGCTGGAATGCACTTGATTGTAGCAACTCAAAGACCATCTGTTGACGTTATAACAGGGGTAATAAAGGCTAATATACCATCTAGAATAGCATTTGCAGTATCATCTCAAACTGATTCAAGAACAATCCTTGATATGGGTGGTGCAGAGAAGCTTCTAGGTAAAGGTGATATGTTATTCTATCCACTTGGTGCAGCAAAACCAGTTAGACTTCAAGGGGCATTCATATCAGAGAGTGAGTCGGAAAAAGTAATCGATTTTGTAAAAAGTCAGGTTAAAGATGGAATAAAATATGAAGAAGATATAATTGAAACTATATCTAAGGTTAATACTTCAAAGGGTAGTGATGAGGATGAGTTTTTGAGTGAAGCGATAGAATTTGTCGTGGAAAGTGGTCAAGCATCTGCCTCTATGCTACAGAGAAGATTTAAAATAGGATTCAATAGAGCAGCTAGACTTATAGATTCTATGGAAGAAAGAGGAATAATTGGAGCAAGTGAGGGAAGTAAACCGAGAAAGGTATTAATAAGCAAACAGGATTTGCAGAATTTAGAAGGTGAATAG
- a CDS encoding polysaccharide deacetylase family protein: MIMMVLNKSKLKKIIILILVVLLVLSGGVMVLKLFNNKPVFNLFNGVDLPYERGTKDKSGYVALTCNIDLGWETEYVESILETLKKENVKITFNVTGKWAEKNKDELLKIKKQGHEIGNHGYKHLDYSTLSYEDNYEQIETSKKIIEEIIGEKTKFFQAPAGSFGPETVKAAKALGYTSIKWDADTIDWKYKDQPEVIIDRMKKKDIKDSSIILMHPTNATTKCIDDIIAIVREKGLKPGKLSDVFK, translated from the coding sequence ATGATAATGATGGTACTTAATAAGAGTAAGCTCAAAAAAATCATAATACTAATTTTAGTAGTGTTATTAGTATTATCAGGAGGGGTAATGGTATTAAAGTTATTTAACAACAAGCCAGTATTTAATTTATTTAATGGTGTAGATTTACCATATGAAAGAGGTACAAAGGATAAAAGTGGATATGTTGCATTAACCTGTAATATAGACCTTGGATGGGAAACAGAGTACGTAGAATCCATTTTAGAAACACTTAAAAAAGAAAATGTAAAGATTACATTTAATGTAACTGGAAAATGGGCAGAAAAGAATAAGGATGAATTATTAAAGATAAAAAAACAAGGACATGAAATAGGTAATCATGGATACAAACATTTAGATTATTCTACATTATCATATGAAGACAATTATGAGCAAATAGAGACCTCTAAAAAGATAATTGAAGAAATTATAGGTGAAAAAACTAAATTTTTTCAAGCACCAGCAGGTTCTTTTGGTCCAGAAACAGTAAAGGCTGCTAAAGCATTAGGGTATACTTCTATCAAATGGGATGCCGATACTATAGATTGGAAATACAAAGACCAACCAGAGGTAATCATTGATAGAATGAAGAAAAAAGACATTAAAGATAGTAGTATAATTTTAATGCATCCAACCAACGCAACGACAAAATGTATAGATGATATTATAGCTATTGTAAGAGAAAAAGGACTAAAACCAGGAAAACTTAGTGATGTATTTAAGTAG
- a CDS encoding ClpP family protease, whose amino-acid sequence MKDYREDNERFDKDNCSEESSCEERECIKQFGTNEMPPQPPKDIQCITIIGEIEGHFIGNPQKKATKYEHIIPMLYSIEESNDVKGVLVVLNTVGGDIEAGLAIAELLNSTSKKVVTLVLGGSHSIGVPLATAGDYSFIAPTATMIIHPVRTTGLVIGINETFEYFKKMQDRIIQFIIRTSNIKKDVLEKLMHEKDELVSDVGSVLIGKEAVDYGLIDEVGGLKEALKKLRELIKESEEEKNND is encoded by the coding sequence ATGAAAGATTATAGAGAAGATAATGAAAGATTTGATAAAGATAATTGTAGTGAAGAATCTAGTTGCGAAGAGAGAGAATGTATAAAGCAATTTGGTACCAATGAAATGCCACCTCAACCTCCTAAAGATATTCAATGTATAACTATAATTGGAGAAATTGAGGGACATTTTATAGGAAATCCTCAAAAAAAAGCTACAAAGTACGAGCATATAATTCCAATGCTATACTCAATTGAGGAAAGCAATGATGTTAAAGGAGTGTTAGTTGTTTTAAACACTGTTGGAGGAGATATTGAAGCAGGTTTAGCTATTGCAGAACTTTTAAACAGTACATCTAAAAAAGTAGTTACTCTTGTTCTAGGAGGAAGTCATAGTATAGGTGTTCCTCTTGCTACAGCAGGAGATTACTCATTTATAGCACCAACAGCAACCATGATTATACATCCAGTGCGAACTACTGGTCTTGTGATTGGTATAAATGAGACTTTTGAGTATTTTAAAAAGATGCAAGATAGAATAATTCAATTTATAATAAGAACATCAAATATCAAAAAAGATGTACTTGAAAAACTTATGCATGAAAAAGATGAACTTGTAAGTGATGTTGGTAGTGTATTAATAGGAAAAGAAGCTGTGGATTATGGTCTTATAGATGAAGTTGGAGGACTAAAAGAAGCACTTAAAAAATTAAGAGAGCTTATAAAAGAATCTGAGGAAGAAAAAAATAATGATTAA
- a CDS encoding YlmC/YmxH family sporulation protein, giving the protein MNLSEIAGKEIVNLVTGERLGVIGECDLILDETTGGILALLIPKEKGFFARRKDKSFLEVPWRNVKKIGNDMIIIEYEGYI; this is encoded by the coding sequence ATGAATTTATCTGAAATAGCAGGTAAGGAAATAGTTAACTTGGTCACAGGAGAAAGATTGGGGGTCATTGGAGAATGTGACCTTATACTAGATGAAACTACAGGCGGTATATTAGCGCTTCTAATTCCAAAAGAAAAAGGATTTTTTGCCAGAAGAAAAGATAAGTCATTTTTAGAAGTACCATGGAGAAATGTAAAAAAAATAGGTAATGACATGATAATTATAGAATATGAGGGATATATTTAG
- the pnp gene encoding polyribonucleotide nucleotidyltransferase has translation MFEHKIFKMDFAGRELSVEIGKICEMASGSCIVRYSDSMVMVNTTKSAKPRDGIDFFPLSVDYEEKLYSVGKIPGGFLKREGKPSEKAILTSRLIDRPIRPLFPKGFRNDVQVVATVLSVDQDCTPDIVAMIGSSIALSISDIPFNGPTGSVCVGLVDGAFVVNPNAEQREKSSMHLVVSGTKEAIMMVEAGADEVPDEVMLDAILFAHQEIKKIVEFIEGIVAEVGKEKMPVELYHAGEEITQLVREFATDKMKKAVQTFEKLERMENMDRVKEETLAHFEETLEDFEDFVGDIEEVLQDIIKEEVRKLIVHENVRPDNRKLEEIRPIWCETGMIPRAHGSAIFTRGQTQVLNVATLGALGDVQKLDGLDEEENKRYMHHYNFPAYSVGEARPSRGPGRREIGHGALAERALLPVIPSQEEFPYAIRLVSEVLSSNGSTSQASVCGSTLSLLDAGVPIKDMVAGIAMGLIKHDGKVAVLSDIQGMEDHLGDMDFKVAGTEYGITAIQMDIKIDGIDKEILQRALKQAKEGRIHILGEMRKTISQPKPELSPYAPKIVKMQINPDKIKDVIGPGGKIITKIIDETGVKIDIEQTGEVFISGIEIDMIKKAQELINNIVVEPEVGKTYKGKVSRIMNFGAFVEILPGKEGLLHISHIAHERVAKVEDVLNIGDEVEVKVTEIDEKGRVNLSRKVLLPKPEHKNK, from the coding sequence ATGTTTGAACATAAAATATTTAAAATGGATTTTGCAGGAAGAGAACTTTCTGTAGAAATAGGAAAGATTTGTGAAATGGCTAGTGGTAGTTGTATAGTTCGATACAGTGATAGTATGGTAATGGTAAATACAACTAAATCAGCCAAACCTAGAGACGGAATAGACTTTTTTCCTTTAAGTGTGGATTATGAAGAAAAATTATACTCTGTAGGTAAGATACCTGGAGGTTTTTTAAAGAGAGAAGGCAAGCCTTCAGAGAAAGCTATACTTACATCAAGATTGATAGATAGACCAATAAGACCTTTATTCCCAAAAGGATTTAGAAATGATGTTCAGGTAGTTGCAACAGTTCTATCAGTAGACCAAGATTGTACACCAGATATAGTAGCAATGATAGGTTCTTCAATAGCCCTTTCTATATCAGATATACCATTTAATGGACCAACAGGTTCAGTATGTGTTGGCCTTGTAGATGGTGCATTTGTTGTAAATCCAAACGCAGAGCAAAGAGAAAAAAGTTCAATGCATCTAGTTGTTTCAGGTACAAAGGAAGCAATAATGATGGTTGAAGCCGGAGCTGATGAAGTTCCAGACGAGGTAATGCTTGATGCTATTTTATTTGCTCACCAAGAAATAAAAAAAATAGTTGAGTTTATAGAAGGTATAGTTGCAGAAGTTGGAAAAGAAAAAATGCCTGTTGAATTATACCATGCAGGAGAAGAAATAACTCAATTGGTTCGCGAATTTGCAACTGATAAGATGAAAAAAGCAGTTCAGACTTTTGAAAAGTTAGAGAGAATGGAAAATATGGATAGAGTTAAAGAAGAAACTTTAGCTCACTTTGAAGAAACTTTAGAAGATTTTGAAGATTTTGTTGGAGATATAGAAGAAGTATTACAAGATATAATAAAAGAAGAAGTAAGAAAACTTATAGTACATGAAAATGTAAGACCAGATAATAGAAAACTTGAAGAAATAAGACCTATATGGTGTGAAACTGGCATGATACCTAGAGCTCATGGTTCAGCCATATTTACTAGAGGACAAACTCAAGTACTTAATGTTGCTACTTTAGGTGCTTTAGGAGATGTTCAAAAACTAGATGGGTTAGATGAAGAAGAAAACAAGAGATATATGCATCATTATAATTTCCCTGCATATAGTGTTGGAGAAGCTAGACCATCAAGAGGACCAGGAAGAAGAGAAATAGGACATGGTGCTTTAGCAGAAAGAGCTTTATTACCAGTAATACCATCTCAAGAAGAATTTCCTTATGCTATCAGATTAGTTTCTGAAGTATTAAGTTCAAATGGTTCTACATCTCAAGCAAGTGTATGTGGCTCAACATTATCTTTACTTGATGCAGGTGTACCTATAAAAGATATGGTTGCAGGTATAGCAATGGGACTTATAAAGCATGATGGTAAGGTTGCAGTGCTTTCAGATATACAAGGTATGGAAGACCATTTAGGCGATATGGACTTTAAAGTAGCTGGAACAGAGTATGGTATAACAGCAATACAAATGGATATAAAAATTGATGGTATAGATAAAGAAATTCTACAACGTGCTTTAAAACAAGCTAAAGAGGGTAGAATCCATATACTAGGAGAGATGAGAAAAACTATATCTCAGCCAAAACCAGAACTTTCACCATATGCACCTAAGATTGTTAAAATGCAAATAAATCCTGACAAGATAAAAGATGTAATAGGACCTGGTGGAAAGATAATAACTAAGATAATAGACGAAACTGGAGTTAAGATAGATATTGAACAAACTGGGGAAGTATTTATATCAGGTATTGAGATTGATATGATTAAGAAAGCTCAAGAACTTATAAATAATATAGTAGTTGAACCAGAAGTAGGAAAAACTTATAAAGGTAAGGTAAGTAGAATAATGAACTTTGGAGCATTTGTTGAGATACTTCCAGGAAAAGAAGGATTACTTCATATATCTCATATAGCTCATGAAAGAGTTGCCAAAGTTGAAGATGTATTGAATATAGGGGATGAAGTTGAAGTTAAAGTTACAGAGATTGATGAAAAAGGAAGAGTTAATTTATCAAGAAAAGTTCTTTTACCAAAACCAGAACATAAAAATAAATAA